A single region of the Silene latifolia isolate original U9 population chromosome 8, ASM4854445v1, whole genome shotgun sequence genome encodes:
- the LOC141596163 gene encoding 14-3-3-like protein C, with protein MASLPQRDHFIYLAKLAEQAERYDEMVDTMTKLAKLNIDLTVEERNLLSVGYKNVVGSRRASWRILSSIEHKEETRGNEANVKRIRDYRHKVEAELDDVCGDVMSVIDDHLLPFSSSSESTVFYYKMKGDYYRYLAEFKSGDDRKEAASQSLKAYESATATAEAELPSTHPIRLGLALNFSVFYYEIMNSPERACSLAKKAFDEAISELDSLSEDSYKDSTLIMQLLRDNLTLWTTDLSGEEDAAHKVDSSLATDGCERE; from the exons ATGGCTTCTCTTCCTCAACGCGATCACTTTATCTACCTCGCTAAACTCGCCGAACAAGCTGAACGCTACGATG AGATGGTGGATACGATGACTAAATTGGCGAAATTGAACATAGATTTGACTGTTGAAGAGCGAAATCTGCTCTCTGTAGGGTACAAGAATGTTGTCGGATCTCGCCGTGCTTCGTGGAGAATTCTGTCTTCCATTGAGCACAAGGAGGAAACTAGAGGAAATGAGGCGAATGTGAAGCGTATAAGAGATTATCGCCATAAAGTTGAGGCGGAACTTGATGATGTTTGTGGCGATGTTATGAGTGTTATTGATGatcatcttcttcctttctcttccagCAGTGAATCCACTGTCTTCTACTATAAGAT GAAAGGTGATTATTATAGGTATCTTGCCGAGTTTAAGAGTGGTGATGACAGAAAAGAAGCTGCCAGTCAATCCTTGAAGGCCTACGAG TCAGCAACTGCCACAGCTGAGGCGGAGTTACCATCTACTCACCCAATTCGTTTGGGATTGGCCTTGAATTTCTCTGTCTTCTATTATGAAATTATGAATTCTCCTGAAAG AGCATGTTCCTTGGCAAAAAAAGCTTTTGATGAGGCCATTTCAGAGCTGGATTCTCTAAGCGAGGATTCTTACAAGGATAGCACATTGATTATGCAGCTTCTGAGGGATAACCTTACACTATGGACTACTGACCTTTCAGGCGAGGAAG ATGCTGCTCATAAGGTGGATTCATCTCTCGCAACTGACGGTTGTGAACGTGAA TGA
- the LOC141596164 gene encoding pollen allergen Che a 1-like — MAKSQAILVFVAAAICLLSLAGVATATADNKFFVQGMVYCDTCRIQFMSRVSYMIEGATVKLECKNITEGTVTFNAETKTDKLGLYSIPVEGDHEDDICQISLVNSPQAECSEIPSDAYAQMAAQVSLTNNNGETGPVRNANPLWFMRKDPLPDCPEVLKELDIVDTDLNTQA, encoded by the exons ATGGCCAAGTCTCAGGCTATTTTGGTATTTGTGGCGGCCGCTATTTGCCTCCTGTCGCTGGCTGGCGTTGCTACTGCCACCGCTGACAATAAATTTTTCGTTCAAGGCATGGTTTATTGTGACACTTGCCGTATTCAGTTCATGTCCCGTGTTAGCTATATGATCGAGG GTGCAACTGTAAAGCTAGAATGCAAGAACATTACAGAAGGAACAGTGACATTCAACGCCGAGACCAAGACAGACAAGCTAGGATTATACAGTATCCCAGTCGAGGGTGACCATGAAGACGATATTTGCCAAATAAGCCTCGTGAATAGCCCACAAGCAGAGTGCTCTGAGATCCCAAGTGACGCATATGCGCAAATGGCAGCTCAAGTATCTCTTACAAACAACAATGGTGAAACAGGTCCTGTTCGCAACGCAAATCCCCTGTGGTTTATGAGGAAAGACCCTCTCCCTGACTGCCCTGAAGTGCTTAAGGAGTTGGATATCGTTGATACTGATCTCAATACTCAAGCTTGA